The following nucleotide sequence is from Roseivirga sp. BDSF3-8.
GTGTCTCATCTCAGCAAATAACCCACCTGAGAAGCCGGTGTGAATGCTTTCATCCTCGGCTTCGGGGGAGTAGGTGAGGCAAGCAAAGTTAAGCCCTCCTTTGACCCCTATAAAATAACTGTGGGGCTGGGCCTGACTTTCGAAAACGGTAATAAGGCACAATAGTCCTACCCAAAAAATAAGATGCTGTGGCTGTCTTTTCATTATAGTTTAAAAAATGGCCGGATACCCGGCATACTTAGGTACTTGTGGTATGATATAACAAATCCACTTTCATTTTGATCCGTAAAGAAGGCTTAATTTTAAAATAACCCTTTAAAAAAGGAAAACAGGCTGTGTAACAGGGGTAGGGCTCTCCGGTGGGGCCTTGGTCCGGATGCTTCTGTTATGTGCACTCAGGAGCAGGAAGAGGCGCGGTCCTTTGTGATGTTTAGGCCACCTGTTATATTTGGGTAAATTTTATCGCATAAAAAATCTCATGGCAGACTATCAAAATCTACTGATCCAGGAGGAAGATGGCATTCTCACCATCATCATTAACCGTGAGGACAAGCTAAATGCCCTAAATTTGGCTACCGTGGAGGAGATCAGGAATATCTTCCAGCGCGTGTACGATGAGAAAGAGATAAAGGGGGTGATCTTAACAGGAGCCGGTGAAAAGGCTTTTGTGGCGGGGGCTGATATCAGCGAAATATCTGAGCTCAACGAAATGAACGCCCGTAAATTTGCAGAAAATGGCCAGGAGGTTTTTTCTCTCATAGAAAATTGCCACAAACCTGTGATTGCTGCCGTAAACGGCTATGCACTGGGTGGAGGCTGCGAGCTGGCTATGGCTTGTCATATTCGCGTGGCTACTAAAAATGCAAAATTTGCCCAACCTGAGGTAAACCTGGGCATTATACCGGGATATGGAGGCACTCAGCGCCTTACGCAACTTGTAGGTAAGGGGAAGGCACTGGAGCTTATGATGACGGCGGATATGATCGGTGCCGAGGAGGCGAGAGCGCTGGGCCTGGTAAACCATGTAGTGGAAGACAGAGAGGCTCTTACGAGCCGTACCCGCGAAATGCTGGAAAAAATCATGGGCAAAGCGCCTCTGGCAGTGGGCATGATTGTAAACTGTGTTAACGCTTACTTCAGCGGTGATGAGAACGGCTACCAGACGGAGGCCAACAGCTTTTCTAACTGCTGCAAATCCGAAGACTTTAAAGAAGGCACTGCTGCTTTTCTGGAAAAGAGACCGGCCGAATTCAAAGGAGAATAATCACATTCCCTGAGGGGTCCCTGGTATGAGTGCACTGAAAAAACTGGCGGGACAGACCGCGCTATATGGAGTCAGCAGCATCTTAGCCAGGGTTTTCGTTTTTTTCCTTACTCCTCTACATACAGAAGTACTTGCTGAAAGCGAGATGGGTATCATGGCGAAGCTATATGCCTATGTCGCTTTTTTTAATATCCTGTACACCTTTGGGATGGAAACGGCTTATTTTCGCTTTGTGTCGCGGGATGATACGGACCATGACGAGATATATCGTACGACAGGGAGTGTGATCCTGATCATTAGTGCGATTTCCACTACGCTGCTTCTGCTCAATGCCCAGGGAATAGCGAACTGGCTGGACACTCCTCAGAGTGCTCATCTGGTGACGTGGCTAGGCATCATATTACTGTTTGATGCCATGGTGGCCATACCTTTTGCCAGCCTTCGACAGCAAAACCGCCCACTTAAGTTTGCTCTCATCCGCACGATCAGTATAGGGGTGATGGTAGCGCTCAACCTGCTGCCCTTATACCTGATTCCTAAAATGGTGGAATGGCACTGGCTGGAAAAGGAGGGCCTGGCAGCTTACATTTTGAATTATGACCGCAAACTGGACTTTGTATTCATTGCTAACCTGGTAGGCTCTGTACTTGTCCTGTTCATGCTGTATAAGGAGGTATTGCGCTTTCGCTTTACTTTACCTAAAAACCTGCTGCGGTCATTACTTCCTTATGCTTTTCCGATCTTTCTGATGGGTATAGCGGGTATAGCTAATGACCAGCTTGACAAGATCCTGCTGGAAGAGTTGTTGCCGGCGGATTTTATGCCTGGCTTTACGAGCAGGGAAGTATTGGGTATATACTACGCGGCATTTAAGCTCAGTGTACTGATGGTGTTGGCCACGCAGGCCTTCAGGTTTGCCGGTGAACCTTTCTTTTTCAGTACGGCCAAGGAGAAAGACAGTCCTCAATTGTTTGCGAGGGTTCTGCACTACTTCTTCCTTACGTCTTTGGTGTTGTTTATCGGGGTAAGCCTGAACCGTGAGTTACTGGGGTCTTTTTTCCTGCAAGGTGAGGCGTTTAAGATAGGGCTGAACGTGGTTCCCCTGTTGCTTTTTGCCAAGTTGTTTTACGGGGTGTATATCAATCTGAGCATTTGGTTTAAGTTATCTGACCGGACGCACTACGGCACCTGGCTGAGCCTGCTGGGGGCAGGGGTTACTGTGACAGGAAACCTGGCCCTTATCCCTGTCATAGGCTATTATGGATCTGCGGTAGCAGCTATTCTCTGCTTTGTAAGTATGTGTGTGGCTTGCTACTATCTGGGCCAAAAGTACTACCCTATCCCCTACCGCTGGGCTCCCTTATTCTGGCATCTGCTTGCTGCCAGCGGGCTGGCGGCATTTGAGTTTTTCTTTGAACTGGAAAACCAGCTTTACGACTATACTTTAAATATTCTGCTTACGATTGCGTATATTTTTGCCTTATACCTACTGGAAAGGAAAAATCTGCGTAAAGCCGGAGCCACATCCTAGCGA
It contains:
- a CDS encoding enoyl-CoA hydratase/isomerase family protein, which encodes MADYQNLLIQEEDGILTIIINREDKLNALNLATVEEIRNIFQRVYDEKEIKGVILTGAGEKAFVAGADISEISELNEMNARKFAENGQEVFSLIENCHKPVIAAVNGYALGGGCELAMACHIRVATKNAKFAQPEVNLGIIPGYGGTQRLTQLVGKGKALELMMTADMIGAEEARALGLVNHVVEDREALTSRTREMLEKIMGKAPLAVGMIVNCVNAYFSGDENGYQTEANSFSNCCKSEDFKEGTAAFLEKRPAEFKGE
- a CDS encoding lipopolysaccharide biosynthesis protein, whose translation is MSALKKLAGQTALYGVSSILARVFVFFLTPLHTEVLAESEMGIMAKLYAYVAFFNILYTFGMETAYFRFVSRDDTDHDEIYRTTGSVILIISAISTTLLLLNAQGIANWLDTPQSAHLVTWLGIILLFDAMVAIPFASLRQQNRPLKFALIRTISIGVMVALNLLPLYLIPKMVEWHWLEKEGLAAYILNYDRKLDFVFIANLVGSVLVLFMLYKEVLRFRFTLPKNLLRSLLPYAFPIFLMGIAGIANDQLDKILLEELLPADFMPGFTSREVLGIYYAAFKLSVLMVLATQAFRFAGEPFFFSTAKEKDSPQLFARVLHYFFLTSLVLFIGVSLNRELLGSFFLQGEAFKIGLNVVPLLLFAKLFYGVYINLSIWFKLSDRTHYGTWLSLLGAGVTVTGNLALIPVIGYYGSAVAAILCFVSMCVACYYLGQKYYPIPYRWAPLFWHLLAASGLAAFEFFFELENQLYDYTLNILLTIAYIFALYLLERKNLRKAGATS